The Glycine soja cultivar W05 chromosome 19, ASM419377v2, whole genome shotgun sequence genomic sequence TTGTTAAAATACTTGTTTCAGAAGATCCAGTCATGCCACTGCAGCCACTGATGCATGTGTTctataaagaagaagaaaataggtCATGCCACTGCATGCATCTCACAGACCAAAATCTCCTCAATAAGAAAATGTCATgtcgattaaaaaaaaaaaaagatgcaacTTACTTAACAATTAACAACAGGTTTTATGACGATTAACGGTGTTATGTTCCTTGGTGTACGACCTTGAGTTGGACCAAATAGATTAGAGTGTGTAGATCTGGGCCTATTTGTAAGATCTGCAGCAATTACTATTAATCGGGATTTTGGGTCAGCTGTGCTGTGACCATGCATGggacagaaaaataaaagaaagttgACTGTCCAGTTACATGTGAACATCTCAAAACGAAGAACTAAAAAGTTTTAGTTTCAAAGGTTGCTGCTGTTAGTGCCTCAGCTCCAACAACAAAGTCATCCAATTTGAATCATATTATACTGAATATCTCCTAGTCTTAATTCATTAATGTCAAACCTCTGTCACGTTTTCGTTCTTCTCTTCTAGATAACACAAGTGTAAAAGACCGTGACTTGCAAGCCACTCCCAGAAAACTAGTTTCCAGATTAATTTTCCATTCGCAATAATAATCAAACCCAACTTTTCATCTCTCAGAATTAGCAAAACTTATATATCGTGTAGTAGGCTCCATTAGCATTCTTCTAGAATCATGAACTCATCTCTCTCTTTCACATTTTGTAGcgtaaaatttatgataaaaattaggAAAAATGCTAAACTACACGAGCATGAAACTGCAACAGAGATAAATCGATtttcattgataattttttttttatatttataagctGTTTTTTTCCAGCCAAATACAACTCATCACATGTTATTTCTGTCAAAAACTTACACTCATGCATTTGTATGATTTTTTCGAATCACATTTTATTACTCTATTATTAATTCTATTTGTTGTGAACAAAATCGTCTTCTGGGAAATTAAAATACTCATCATTATCTCTTAGAAATCAGGctaaattaaatttacaacAAATAGCAGTTCTCTTGAAATTAATTGAAGTATACATAATAATAGTTACGTTGATACTTGATAGATGCAAATTAATTTCACCTAAGTTTAAAACAAAGATGCATGTTTCACGACAAGTCATGATCAGCGAGCAGCTGTTGCAGAAAGCAAATATTTTCATCCGTCCACAAGTCCGAACCACCAAAACCATTTCCTGCTATGTCCGAGTAGTAGCAATATTCTGCACTATACGATGAGGAACTACCACCACCCATTAGATTGTAAGACGCACTAGAGTCATAGAGAGAAGGCGCGTGGGCATCAAGGGCTGATGATGACACCTCCGACAACAAACTTGGGTTGGTCGTCATGACTCCGCAAGGGTCACTGTGTGCTTGAGCGTTGGAGATTAACGTGGTTTGGTGGGCTTGgcctgatgatgatgatgatgatgatgaggccTGAGCTTGGATCCGCTCTAACATACGTGGCATCCACACAAAACGCAACGTGTCCCTGAATTGCTTgctgttcacctcacactttaGTTGCTTAGCCTGCTTTACCACTCTCGTTCTCCAATAGTTCTTTATCTCGTTGTCTGTTCTTCCTGGTAAATGTTCAGCTATTTTCGACCACCttcattttataaaacaaataacacaACATCACTTCAATTACCAAGTTCTATCACTAACAGATTAAAAATTGGTCAAACTGCTATTTGCTTGCTTCATCTTAAGTTTCAGTTCTGTGCAGGAAATCACCACCTAATTAGGGGATTCAGCATAAGTAATTCATGTGCTGTTGAAATTAAGGTTGAAtcatttgaataatatttgagtTTGCttcttgataaaaataattattaatcagATTTTATTTACCTCCTATCTATATTTTTCTCATTAAGTATATGATGGTATATTGAGTGTTTCTCAAACATTTTTCAGTTTTAATGTATGTACAACATTTTTTTAGCGGCTTATATTAATTGGAGAAAGTGTTTGTGGCTGCTTTATACTACTAAAACCTAAAAAGTCTTCCATATATGTTAGTAGTGACGCGAACCAAAACTTTAGCAAACATGGATGCATGTGAAGggattaaaatttacaattttcttgtacaagagactaaaaataagaaaaattacatgAACCAAGGAATATTTTaacctaaaaaatttaatgaataataaacataaatgatAATACCTGTTGCCCCAACGGGAATGGAGGTCAAGAATCAAGAGCTGTTCTTCGAGGGTTATGTTCCCACGTCGAACATTTGGACGCAAGTAGTTTAACCATCTTAATCTGCAGCTTTTGCCTGTTCGTTTTAGACCTGTAGTTGAAAACGTGATCAGTGTGAGTAACTAGGATTAAGATAATCATAAGACTTAATTTAatcagctatatatatatatataaacacataaatataaatatatgttgttttgcttgCCTGTGTAGCGAGCGACAGAGTTCCAGTGACCTTCCCCATGGACAGTGATGTAATTGAAGAGAACAGAATCCTCTTCCTCTGTCCATGGACCTTTCGTTATTGACATCTCCTCTTCACTACTTCCTGATAAACTCCTCTCCATCTCACAAAAATTTAACAACTTAATTAATTGTTGTGTGGCTTTTCTTTTCCGTTTATGGAGTGTTTgttagagagaaaagagagagaggtaATAGTTTTGGTTGAGATATGGTTTGGCTAATTCTGTTATAAGTAAGATCATACTAATGAAGGTGATTATATAAATAGATTTGAGGATCAAACTCATCCGTCGTTGGATTTAGGAGGATTTGCACTTTTGGGTAGAAGTAATTTTCTATACCAAAACAATTTTGGTGGGCTGCCAAATAGTTCTGCAACTATGACTTGTTAATCGATTATTAGATATTAAACTAGTTTTTATTCCTTAGCTTTTCCTGTCTTTTAAACTTTGATCTGAGGTTAAGCGTTGACTCTTTGACTTCTTAACACGTTTATAGGACAAGTGCACCTTAATATATACTCCTTTGATTTGACCACACAGAGTCAAATACACAGTGGGTTTGCGGCGACTTTTGGTCAGcattctggaaaaaaaaaacggaGGGGTCTTGTATCTGCCCAACTTTATTGCGACCATAATTTCTATTTATTACTATATTTTGACACATTCTACGCGATTTTGCAAAACGTTGGTTGTgtcaaaaaaatcttttttttttgtacgaaaatattcaatttaattaacatCAACTTATGTTAGTATAAAAGTggaagtattttttattaaaaataaatgaataatttttgtatgataaatacttcctttttaatcaaaatactCCTTTCTTATATCCTTAACATCAACCCTGAGAATTAGTTCTAATAAAACCGTTAaatattattagatttttttccaCCACTAAACGTATGAATACAGTACTGATGATGCATAATTGTTTCAATTAGTTAGTGGTTCTGAATTTAAACCTTAATatgtaattttgttaaatattttttacttttagaaaaaaattcctAGGGGCCTTGCTCCCGCCCCCTCCTCCCTCAAGATCCTTCGTATACATATAcatgagaagaaaaataagttaatattaataaagaaagttcgatttaaaaaatagaatattaaattaatgtttacttAATCTTCCTTCTAGTAATAGATTTTATCTTTAGTTTACACAAActtaataataaatacttttctGAAACTttctatttatcaaataataaaagacaATGTAGCAATTTTTCACTCGtgtctattttgaattttttatagttacaatttaatcaaaataactgataataaaaaaattaaacattattatgtttaacttataataattatttaaaagttattctTAATTGATTAgcaatataaaaatgtttatacTTAGTAGATGAAACTTTAACTCTTATAGTTGACATATCACTACCAAATCTCCCCCAAAAGATGGTTAGTTAAAGTTTTACCCACTAActataaacatttttatatctTAAATCAATTAagaataacttttaaataattattataagttaaacataataatgtttaattttggGTATATTTAGATTCTtgtcaaatttgaaaaatattattttaattcttataaaatttttgtattaatttgatttctgtaaaaataaaacatattttatagtCTTAAAGTGATAACTCCATTATATGATAATCTAATgtagataaaagataaatatgtaatttgattacaaataaattaaataatttgtggtaattaaaattcttttaaaataatgaattaaacaattttttgttaCTAAAGCCCCCCAAATATTATAATGTCACTTTATGGACAATTTTCTCACACTTTGTGATTAagggagaagaagaaataatggtgtgtttttgtgttttctagatgcacttgaaaaaataaaataaaaaaattaaattcaaacatactttataattaaaaaataaaataaaaattgtctaacaaaattataattaaaaattatcaaaaatgttttatttttataagaaataaattaatacaaaaaatttaatgaaaaccataataatatttttcaaattttacggTACTTCAAACATACTTtaccaaaaaattaaacatcattattttaaattgttaacttaaaataattattaaaagttattgttgtttgattagctatataaaaatgtttatacTTAGTAGTTGAAACTTTAACACTTATAACTGACGTATCACCTCGTAAAAATATTCCTTATTAGTAACATAACCAAGTCTTTTGTGGGAGACTTGGCAGTGaaataaaagatcaacaaaATAAAGTCAACTAgaatatttaagataaaataaacaacaaagtAGGGAAAGGAACAATGACacgttttttcttttaagaaactATCTATTCTTTCAAGACCCAAAAATTGATCTCAACTCTCAAGAGAAGATGTAAAAATTGCGGAATAGATTTGTCCCTCTACTTATTCCTTTGGAATCAAATATATGTTTGATACAAAgttgtaaaaatatatgttcAAATTCTAATATGAACTTGCATGCTTAATGTataaaaggagaaggaaaattttATTCCTTTAGAATTATCGGGTtcgattttaattttgaaatgaaaaaaatgcaaaataaacaaaattttcgTCCAAGTATATATGTGTTAATTTTGGattgacaataaattaaaaattaaaaattattttttaaagaacaaGTCAATATCACTCTCACAAATTAACTTCGGCTAGAGCTTTCTTATTCATATTACTTTAATCTCCCTAAACATGAACCTCCTTTATCTACTAAATCAGTTTTTTTAGCGACAAAAACAAGTGTGTATTTTACTAATACCCCAAGGAAGCATGTGTAATTTACTCTCATCTTAATCTCTACGAGGCTTTTTGTCGCTGGCAATGGAGGCTGACCAAAACTCAGAGGGAGCAGGGCAAAGTGAAAGCAGAGGAGGAACGAATGACCAAATTTCTTCCACTCGGAATGAGGAATGAGAGGAGGCATACATGATAGAGAAGAACAAGGGTAATTGTTGATCTGGCATAATAGAAGAACTTGCATGGCGGAAGCATTGATTTGAgaattttattgtttgattattgattgtgttttgattttgtATTATTTGGGTTTTATTTCATCCGATTGATAAGTTGACAATTACTTAGGATCTTCATCTGCCCCAAATTTGTTCTGCATCGCCGTTATTCttatacaacaaaaatattttgttttaagaaCAAAGTTCAACAAACGGTTCTCAAAGCTAACGATCCAAGATCAACACCGTGGACGAACGAATACAATTGAGTTCACCCTTGTGACAAAGGGTGGGAAGATCCACTACTGGTTATGCTCCATATACCATAAACAAAAGACTAATCTACAGTCATTCACATGGTCTGCTCTATAACAGAACCCATTAACAACTAACAAAATTCAATCACTAGATCTAACTTAACAGCTGCAAAATTTTAAACCGCATAAACTAAATCCAGTAATACAAATTGTTAAACTGAATCCAGTATATTTAAATGCAGTGAACAAGCACAAATAATTGAACGCCTCTTTCATTGTTTATATACACTTTCataaatctttaaattttattcgtCTAGTTTCTTCCCTCAATTTCAGTCTTAATCAGATAATGTAAAAAGCATCTTCCACAagatccaaaattaaaaatccatTTGTGTTTcgcaaaaatcaaaatacacaTTCAGTGGTCTCAGACTGACAAGAcacatcataaaataataaaaccagATACTCACTCAGCCAATGTAGGCAAATTGAATTCATCACTGACCTCAACGGTATCAAAACAGAACgtaataataattcataaacCGAATtagattaagagaaaaaaaaataggtacaaTGATGATCAGTATAAGAGAAAAAGGCAAAATTTAAGGGGGAAAGAGATCACTCAGTGATGACTAAGATTTTATGGTTCGATTCTGCCAGCAATTTTCCTCAACTCTAAATCAGAAGAGGGAGCTTTTGTATCCTCATTGCGATGACTCTTTCCCCACACACAAAACATACTAACAATTgcaacattgaaaaaaaaacaacagaaaAACAAACATTTCAACGAAGCGAGTAATAatcaaagaaataagaaaactaaaaatggAAGAGATCACTCAGTTCAGCGGGGTAATCGACACGCATGGCAATCTCcacaaagagagaaagctctgcATTCCGGTCTGTTGAGCTTGAATTTTATGGAGTCATCACCGTGATCTTATACGatccatagctaaaattcatcacacaaaaatataataaggaaaaataatacatatatatatgtatgtatgtatatatatatgtatgtatatatatatgtatgtatgtgtgatGAACCCAAACCTAAGACGTTAATAAGAAACAGAACGGAAAGAAAATGTAACGCGATAAGGTAGCGTCGCCGGTTGCCCAGATGCAGAATGTTGCTGTGACTGTTAAGGATGGATCTCGCGTTCTTAATTTATAGGAAGCATACTAGGGTTTCTGATAAGGCGAGAACAATGGACCAGACGCCGTCgttttaaaacaaatgaaacCTCGATTAGAGAGACTAGTGGGCTGGGCTGGCTACAatcccttgttttttttttttactttttagttgaacaaaagaaaaacgACACCAGAAATTACAAAGGAACTATCATTCCCACCACCAACTCTTGCTATTGGCACTACCCCGTGGgtagtttcttttttatttccataaCTGCTCTTTACAGTAAAATATAGTTCCATTGTGTATTATATGCAGAGGAATCAAAATTTAGTTGTGTtcaacaataaaatcatgatttcgttatatattgttttgtccctaaacaacacaaacaaaatcATGTTTTCTTTGTGTAAAAggggtttaaaaaaaaatacacaaaaaaatcttaattctaTTGAATTGTtcaacaataaaatcatgattttgttgtataaaaggaggtgtaaaaaaaatacaatagaaacatgattttattatgtatttagtaaaaaatacacaacaaaattatgtttccattgtattttttttacacctcattttaattagttttaattgcAAGTTACTTTTTTCAaagcaataaaattaattgtgatataatttaccatttttaatagtaaccatttttttaaaaattgaattaataggATAGAAGTTACCATTTATAAGTATAaccataattattattataacaattACCTTAATCAAACCAATTTATGTTAATTTGTatcataattcattttattacaattaaaaatggagtgaaataaaatagtttGAGAGGAAGGAAAATGGTGGGATTGTCATGATAGAGAAGTGAAAGAGGAAGGGAGAAGGATTTAAGATGTAGAAAAACTCACTGAGTATAAAATGGTCATTTGCTAAGGCGTGGATAGTGCCAATAGTAATTCTAGTAATAACAAATAGCAATGCTCAAATTACAATCAGCTTGCGTTACGATCGTGTTCTGTTTGTTAGAATTGGTGCCCAATTTtgatatttaactatttttgttGCTCtatccattttttaaaaattaaactagtgGAAAAACAGGTACATGCCTgtccacatttttattttttattatatattaaaaatttattatttacaaaaagatGTGAAAATGAGGAGGATATGACAGACtaaatagaaaatgataaaatgaacttaaaatAGTTCATGtaagttaataattaaataaatatttgtaataatcaatataaagcataaattaagaaaataaaattaatttttccgtAGTCTAGCTCAATTCGTTAAAATATGGGTCACTTCTAACAAATCTCAAGCAGCTTAAGCTTATCCGTTTACCAATTCTATTCTTACCTTTTGTTTATTCTGTAGTTAcaattaaatgatctttttttAGATTAATGCTGTTtggtaagaatattttttagtgaaaatacTATGAATCCCATTTGTGTTATTTTGATTGgttaattgaataatttaacaAATGGATACAATTAGGGAATTGATGGAAATCACCTGGGGGTGTCTTCGTATACAAGATTCGTGTATTAACCTTTCATACCAAACATCATTGGACCCTTATCTTTATTCCACTCAATTTTTGTAGCAAAAAGTTGGAGGAGCCTAAAAGTTATATGCCATCAATAAATCTGTTCAGCCTCCAATTTATTCATCCACTTGCcattattacattttattatcaAGTGTTACTCAATTGCTAGTTACAGGGTACAccctccctctttctctcttttttttctgtgattttttttttttattgtttcttacaTTCATTGTGCCTTTGCACGGGCCCATAcctagttttatttaaaaattgtcaaataataTTACGTGAAATGAAACACGTGTTATCATTTCAAACATGAATACATTTGCTATTCAATATGTGTATCATGaatgtatttttatatgttagtttcaattttttactttaaataatatacttaacaatataaataacatatataacaACGACTTCAACATATTGAATATGTATTTCATAGTTTACTTACTTTTAAACCACATacatctcttaaaaaaattggttaatgCAACTTCATTTACAATCttccataaataattaattatcttgcAATTTATTTGCTGTCCACACATGTACTACACTGATTGATCAAGAAGATAtgcttgattttgtttttgcttcACATCAAGTTTTATACAATGGATGTGCTGCTACATATACTCATTTTCGCCTGCCATTATGCTACACTGATTGATATTTTGAAGTTCAAAATTTGTCTTTTTGCAAATATTATACTATAGATATTAaattcaacatatatataatttattgtcaAGTTTCTTTACAACATACACGAGTATCGTACTAGTtgtcaaataatgttaattaagtaaaataaaacactTGTTATCATTTCAATGTATACATGTTATGTTCTGTCATTTcaattattaatcaattaaaatagtttatataagttaataaataaataaataattgtttttatcgTGAATTAAGAttggatgtttttttttcttttttttagtttacttAAACGACTTTAATTTCAAATACAGTACCACTCAAAAGTGAGATATGTGGAGGCCATTCACCAGCCGTGTCACTCGTGCTGAATATCAATCTAAGCACAGAAACAGAAACaatgtttaaaagaagaaaaaataaaaggtcaACTTTTCCAAATACAACATATTATCGTCTATGCTTTTGACATATCGAACGGGACCCGTGTAATAACTTCTTACATGGAACACATAATTCTTGCTTCATTTACATAAACTCTTCTTGTACAAGCGTAAAAGCAACTGAGAGTTGTAGTCGAGGTGATCCACATCTTTCACCAAGCTTGTGGTAGGGGTTGGGTCTAGTAAACACTGATTTGAGTGTCGAAATCTTTGAAGATACCTCATGAAAACttgatagagaaaaaataatcttCAATTTTCGAATCTGGCTCGAATGTTCTTCGTTTATGTAACTCTATGGGTTAATGCTTATTCAGCCGAATAATAACTAATACACACATggatggatatatatatatagagagagagaattgTAATAATCCAGGTTAATTGCCCTCGTACCATTCCACTCCAtaccaaagaaaataaaacgtAAAAGCAAGCCACTCGCCTCTCTGAAGAGAGCACATACCAAAGCTAATAATCATAAAGAAGCttacttttattggttaatAAAGTAAAAGACAAAGCGCATGCATCTTTTTAAAGTAGAAGCAACTCTAGGACAAACTCATTGACCTGTCCCTTATGACTGATGCGATTTTACTTACAATCTTTGCTCATCAAAGTCACCAAATTAGCACACACTTGCTCTGCTTTATTTGGCTTTGTTTTTGTGCTGCGTCACGCAAGGAAATTGTGtttaatttccaaatcatcccaCAAACTTTCCATCAAGTCCCCACCACCTAAAGGTAACGTGCTATTCCCATTGAAACAGTGGCATGCACCCCAAACATGATGTTCAGAATCTAAAGGAGCGTTTAACTCCAAGGAACCATGAAACTCATGTTGGGCCTGAGCGGTTGGGTTTGGGCCAAGTTGCGAGGTGGCAATATGGGCCGGGCCGTGAGTTAATTCCGATGGTATTGGTAATGGTGGCTGAATCCGCTCTATCAAACGGGGCATCCACACGCAACGCAAAGCATCTTGGAACTGTTTACTGTCCACGTCACAATTGAGATTCCTTGCTTGCTTAATCACTCGGGTCCTCCAATAATTCTTTATTTCGTTGTCTGTTCTACCCGGAAGATGCCGAGCAATTTTCGACCACCTATAACATCATTCTTATTAACGTACGTGGTCGATTATGCGGATTAATTTATTCCACTAACTCACAAACatgttcaaattaattaataattacctATTGCCCCAGCGAGAGTGGAGCTCCAGAATAGTTATCTGTTCTTGGAGTGTTATATTTCCGCGACGAACATCGGGACGCAAGTAGTTTAGCCATCTTAACCTGCAACTTTTCCCCGATCTTTTCAGGCCTGCACATATTATTAGAATTGAAAAAAGAATGGCGTTAACTAAatgattttctatttattttttaaatatgcagGAGATCGAAGAGAATTTTTGTTTTGGCAAAATAAGTGCCTGCAGAGCGTGCGAGGGAATTCCAGCGACCGTCGCCGTGGGTGGCGACGTGATTTTGGAGAATGGTGTCCTCTTCAACGCTCCATGGACCTTTTCTGATTTCTTCTTCACAATCCAGCACTATGGACCGTGCTTTCTTCACCTTATTAACATCCATTTCTCTTATTATCTATACATCGTTAGCTACCGTGCTGCCTGTGACTTGTTGGGAGATAAGTGTAAGTTATCAGCACTATATACTACTATAGGAATGCAGGGGATGGATGTTGCCTTTGTTTTTTAAGCGTGACCAAGTATATATAGCTACCAGTTGCACCATCCATTCGTGTcggttttttttaacaatatttttattttttttgttttaaaagttaagcttaaataaatatatttttcatacttgTAAATTTTGATTTCCTTGTTTAAATTtcgcattttttttgtttttctattcaaaataaaattatgtttaattttagtatttgtgATGGGTCTTGATCCATTAAGTGATGATGTAATATTTATGGATTTTAAATGATAACAAATACtaaaaatacacataaaaaatttagataataaaatttaaaaaaaatcaaattagataataaacttaaaatagaatatattacaaatataaaaatatatttaagtcttaaaaataacataattttctaCTCTTTTTTAGTCACgggttaatttttatttagtctcctacttttttaactaaaatacatttatcaccaaaaaaaagtagagaaatatatatataataaatgtagtaaaagtatttttaacatGAGAATCGTAAATCACTATTTAGTGAACCCTACAAGTCATGTAGAATCGCAAATCTTAATAGTAGATCTTATTCTAAGATCTTAGATAAattttgatatacaaatttcacaTGAATCTCATGTTAGTGTTCTTCTTCcccactttttcttcttctccctttCCCCTTTCCCTCTGCCTcgaccccccccccctttcccTTCCAgacctagttttttttttccttcatcttcttctattatTGCATTGCAACTGTTATTCTTCCTCTTATGTTTTACTATTACCAtcacacaattattttttttattaaattgtacgAATCTACACTATTCTCCCCTAAGAAGAATTGGAGATCTTGATGGGTGCTTTGTTGTTGGATGTGAGAAAGATTAGATCTTTAACTTAAGATCTATCTCAAAGATCCAGCATTAAAGATGCTCTAACTACTtgatcaaaaatgaaaaaatccaTTACATTTCCTAATTggtgtataaaatattaaaatttttaaatgaatgcaTAAAACTCACGGGACTACCcttatttaattttgtcttaTTCTCTTTTTCTCCGAGTT encodes the following:
- the LOC114399571 gene encoding transcription factor MYB108-like, with protein sequence MERSLSGSSEEEMSITKGPWTEEEDSVLFNYITVHGEGHWNSVARYTGLKRTGKSCRLRWLNYLRPNVRRGNITLEEQLLILDLHSRWGNRWSKIAEHLPGRTDNEIKNYWRTRVVKQAKQLKCEVNSKQFRDTLRFVWMPRMLERIQAQASSSSSSSSGQAHQTTLISNAQAHSDPCGVMTTNPSLLSEVSSSALDAHAPSLYDSSASYNLMGGGSSSSYSAEYCYYSDIAGNGFGGSDLWTDENICFLQQLLADHDLS
- the LOC114399842 gene encoding transcription factor MYB2-like; its protein translation is MDVNKVKKARSIVLDCEEEIRKGPWSVEEDTILQNHVATHGDGRWNSLARSAGLKRSGKSCRLRWLNYLRPDVRRGNITLQEQITILELHSRWGNRWSKIARHLPGRTDNEIKNYWRTRVIKQARNLNCDVDSKQFQDALRCVWMPRLIERIQPPLPIPSELTHGPAHIATSQLGPNPTAQAQHEFHGSLELNAPLDSEHHVWGACHCFNGNSTLPLGGGDLMESLWDDLEIKHNFLA